From Catenulispora sp. GP43, one genomic window encodes:
- a CDS encoding SDR family NAD(P)-dependent oxidoreductase has product MAIEGGSSGGSSADTADPAPVAVVTGAGSGVGRELALALAKTGWRLVLVGRRAERLAQTALLAQPAELAQPAAAIPPEAVHLVAADVGAPDSAQRIVSEALQRFGRIDALVNNAGLARFGTLDRVSEADVEAMVRTNFLGPLALIRAAAPELSRRQGCVVNVGSIGGMLALPGRATYGASKAALHHLTRSLARELAPRVRVNTVAPGALDTEIYDDLGFGPEETEALRAEMIRTTPLGRMGTPQDVVPWIELLLSRAGAWVTGSLLVIDGGRSC; this is encoded by the coding sequence GTGGCGATCGAGGGTGGTTCGAGCGGTGGTTCGAGCGCTGACACCGCGGACCCGGCGCCGGTGGCCGTCGTCACCGGCGCCGGCTCCGGGGTCGGCCGGGAGCTGGCGCTGGCGTTGGCCAAGACCGGCTGGCGGCTGGTGCTGGTCGGGCGGCGGGCCGAGCGGTTGGCCCAGACTGCGTTATTGGCCCAGCCTGCGGAATTGGCCCAGCCTGCGGCCGCGATACCGCCCGAGGCGGTGCATCTGGTCGCCGCCGACGTCGGCGCCCCGGACAGCGCGCAGCGGATCGTTTCCGAGGCGCTGCAACGGTTCGGGCGCATCGACGCACTCGTGAACAACGCCGGTCTGGCGCGCTTCGGCACGCTGGACCGCGTCTCCGAGGCGGACGTCGAGGCGATGGTGCGGACCAACTTCCTGGGGCCGCTGGCCCTGATCCGTGCCGCCGCCCCGGAACTGTCACGCCGTCAGGGATGCGTCGTCAACGTCGGCTCGATCGGCGGGATGCTGGCGCTGCCGGGGCGCGCGACGTACGGCGCGAGCAAGGCCGCGCTGCACCACCTGACCCGGTCGCTGGCGCGCGAGCTCGCGCCCCGGGTGCGGGTGAACACGGTGGCCCCCGGAGCGCTGGACACCGAGATCTACGACGATCTCGGGTTCGGGCCCGAGGAGACCGAAGCCCTGCGCGCGGAGATGATCCGGACCACGCCGCTGGGCCGGATGGGGACGCCGCAGGACGTCGTCCCCTGGATCGAGCTCCTGCTCAGCCGGGCAGGGGCATGGGTGACCGGGAGTCTCCTGGTCATAGACGGCGGGCGGTCTTGCTGA